TGCCTATGACCCGCCATGAGATGGACCAGCTTGGCTGGGACGAACTTGATGTGCTCCTGGTCAGCGGCGACGCCTACGTGGATCACCCGTCCTTCGCCATGGCCCTTCTGGGCCGGACGCTGGTGGCGCATGGACTGCGCACCGGCATCATCACCCAGCCACGCTGGAGTGATCCCGAGGACATGCTTGTCATGGGCCGCCCGCGTCTTTTCGCCGGGGTCTCGGCCGGAGCCATCGACTCCATGCTGGCCCACTACACCGCCTTTCGCAAAAAACGCTCCGAAGACGCCTACACGCCCGGCGGCAGGGCCGGAGCCAGACCTAACCGGGCATGCATCGTCTACACCAACCTGCTGCGGCGCGCCTTTCCGGGATTGACCGTGGTTCTGGGCGGCATCGAGGCTTCGCTGCGGCGCATCACGCATTACGATTTCTGGACCGATGCCCTGCGCAAACCCATCCTCCTTGATGCCAAGGCTGACGCCGTGGTTTACGGCATGGGCGAACGGGCCATCCTGGACATCGCGACCCGATTGCAGGCAGACCGAGATTTGAGGGGCATCCCCGGCACCGTCATCGCCGACGGCGATCTCCCCGCAGATATCGAACTTCCCAGCCACGAAGACATGCTCGCCGACCCCAAGGAGTTGATGCGGGCCACCCTCCTGCTCGAAAAACAGGTCCACGACGGCACGCAGTGGGCCGTGCAGCGCGTCGCCAACCGCTCCATCCTGATCGCGCCGCCGGCCACGCCGCTGACCACGGCTGAAATGGACAGGGTCTACGCCCTGCCCTACGCCCGCAAGGCCCACCCCGCCTACAACCAGCCCATCCCGGCCGAAGAGATGATCCGCGACTCCGTGACCAGCCATCGCGGCTGCGGCGGGGGGTGCTCGTTTTGCACCCTGGCCCTGCACCAGGGTCGACGCATCGCCTCGCGCAGCCGGAACTCCATTCTGGACGAGGTCCGCCGCATGGCGGCAAGCCCTGACTTCAAGGGCCATGTCTCCGACGTCGGCGGCCCCAGCGCCAACATGTGGGGCGCGTATTGCGACAAGGAAGGACAGCCCTGCAAACGGGCAAGCTGCATGACGCCCACCGTTTGTCCGCATTTCAGCATGGACCAGAAGGCCCACCTCGATCTGCTGCGCACCCTGCGCCGCACTCCTGGCGTGCGCGGCGTGCGCGTGGCCAGCGGAATTCGCTTCGACCTGGCCCTTAAAGACATGGTCGCCCTCGGCGGCTATCTGCGTGAATTCGTGGGCGGCCAGCTCAAAATCGCGCCCGAGCATGTCTGCGACCACGTCCTGCGGCTGATGCGCAAACCCGGCAACCGCGTTTTCGAGGAATTTCTGACCATCTTCGCCCGCGAATCGAAACAGGCGGGCAAGGAACAATACGTCATCCCCTACCTGATGAGCGCCTTCCCGGGCACCACCGACGACGACATGCGCGCCCTGGCAGGGTGGCTCGGCGCCCGCGGCTGGAAGCCAAGACAGGTGCAGTGCTTCATCCCCATCCCCGGAGCCGTGGCCACGGCCATGTATCATGCGGGCATCACGCCGGAAGGCAAACCCGTCCATGTGCCCCGCACCGACGAAGAACGGCTGCGCCAGCATCGCATCCTGCTCCCGCCTGAAGACAGGACTCCCGGACGTCCCATGGACGCAAGGCGCGAACCTCGCCCGAAAAGCTGCGCGAACCGTTGTGCGGCGCCTTCGCGAAGTGCCGGCCCCGCAAAGAAAAAATCGGGCCGCAAAAAGAAATAAAGAAGTTCCCTTCCTTCGGACAGTTACCCGGCTTACGCCCTTCTTTCCCTGACACGCAGGGCGTGGAGGACATTTTTTGTCCTTTGATTTTTATGCACATTTTTCAAGAAGAGAATTGTCTTTTTCTGGATTTGACTGTAATATCAAATAGAAGAAGATTCTCGCAGGAAGCCCGGACCTGGCCGGCAATCGGGCGAGGACCAAACGTGGCCGAGAGACCGGCGAAAGATAATTTTTTTTTTAAGAACATGAAGAGAATAACTTCCCATAGTTCTTGATTTTTATTATGAAGTTCTGAATTTTCATGATGGACCGCGTCTTTTGCCCCAAGTCACAAGTCTTGGACATTGCCCGGTCTGACTTGAACAAATGCCCCGGCGTCCATGAACCATCCCTTGAGGATCATGAGTTTTCCCGAATCGCAATCTGGAGCGAACAATGAACAAAAGCGAACTTATTCAGTCCCTTGCCGAAAAAATCAAGATTTCCAACGATGAAGCTTCCACCATCGTGGACAGCTTTTTCGACTCCATGCGCGACGCCCTGCTGCGCGGAGACCGGATTGAAATCAGGGGGTTCGGCAGTTTCAAAATCAAGCAGTATGAAGGATACGTCGGCCGCAATCCCAAGACCGGGGAGTCGGTGCAGGTCAAGCCCAAGAAAATGCCTTTCTTCAAGGCCGGCAAGGGTCTGCTCGACTATCTCAACGGTTAGCCCGTTGACATGAGGGGCCGTTTTGACGCAATTGCTCGCGGCACACCTTAATAAAAGACTGCAACCTGATCGTCCCGAATAGGTTGAACGTCTTTTCATGGAGCTTCGGCATTGCATTCCGTGATCCAACGCGTCGCTGCTATTCATGATCTTTCCGGGTTCGGAGGGGGGTCACTCTCGGCTGTGATCCCCATTCTTTCAGCCCTTGGAATTCAGGTCTGCAGCCTGCCCACAGCCATCCTCTCCACCCACACGGGCGGCTTCGCCAACTTCCATTTCCGCGACCTGACCTCGGACATGCGCTACATCATCGACCATTGGCGCCAATTGTCGCTGTCCTTTGCCGGCATATACTCCGGATTTCTGGGGTCGCCGGAACAGATCGACATCGTCAGTGATTTCATAAAGACATTCCGCACCGATTCCACCCTGGTCGTGGTCGATCCGGTGCTTGGCGATGACGGAAAGCTTTACGACACCATGGACAGATGCATGGTCGACGGCATGCGCAGCCTTGTCGCCTCCGCCGACGTGATCACACCGAACATCACGGAGGCGGCCCTGCTGCTGGACAAGGCAGGCCCTCCGGTCATCTCGGGAACCAAGGAAATAA
The Desulfomicrobium macestii DNA segment above includes these coding regions:
- a CDS encoding YgiQ family radical SAM protein: MSLFSSKSLPQPKFLPMTRHEMDQLGWDELDVLLVSGDAYVDHPSFAMALLGRTLVAHGLRTGIITQPRWSDPEDMLVMGRPRLFAGVSAGAIDSMLAHYTAFRKKRSEDAYTPGGRAGARPNRACIVYTNLLRRAFPGLTVVLGGIEASLRRITHYDFWTDALRKPILLDAKADAVVYGMGERAILDIATRLQADRDLRGIPGTVIADGDLPADIELPSHEDMLADPKELMRATLLLEKQVHDGTQWAVQRVANRSILIAPPATPLTTAEMDRVYALPYARKAHPAYNQPIPAEEMIRDSVTSHRGCGGGCSFCTLALHQGRRIASRSRNSILDEVRRMAASPDFKGHVSDVGGPSANMWGAYCDKEGQPCKRASCMTPTVCPHFSMDQKAHLDLLRTLRRTPGVRGVRVASGIRFDLALKDMVALGGYLREFVGGQLKIAPEHVCDHVLRLMRKPGNRVFEEFLTIFARESKQAGKEQYVIPYLMSAFPGTTDDDMRALAGWLGARGWKPRQVQCFIPIPGAVATAMYHAGITPEGKPVHVPRTDEERLRQHRILLPPEDRTPGRPMDARREPRPKSCANRCAAPSRSAGPAKKKSGRKKK
- a CDS encoding HU family DNA-binding protein; translation: MNKSELIQSLAEKIKISNDEASTIVDSFFDSMRDALLRGDRIEIRGFGSFKIKQYEGYVGRNPKTGESVQVKPKKMPFFKAGKGLLDYLNG
- a CDS encoding pyridoxamine kinase — translated: MHSVIQRVAAIHDLSGFGGGSLSAVIPILSALGIQVCSLPTAILSTHTGGFANFHFRDLTSDMRYIIDHWRQLSLSFAGIYSGFLGSPEQIDIVSDFIKTFRTDSTLVVVDPVLGDDGKLYDTMDRCMVDGMRSLVASADVITPNITEAALLLDKAGPPVISGTKEIKIWARALADLGPRCVIITSVPEEHGRGTSVVAFDKDASRFWKVACPYIPACYPGTGDIFASVITGSLLQGDSLPLSLDRAVQFVSMAIRATFGHNFPEREGVFLERVLPSLNAPVSMSSFELI